The DNA region CCGAGACGACCACGAGGGGTATCCCATGCCGTTGACACCAGCCGATGTGCACAACGTCGCGTTCTCCAAGCCGCCGATCGGCAAGCGGGGCTACAACGAGGACGAGGTCGACCAGTTCCTCGACCTGGTCGAGACGGAGCTCGCGGAACTCGTCTCGGACAACGAGGACCTGCGCCAGCGGGTGGAGGAGCTGACCCGCGACCTCGAGAAGGCGCGTAAGGCCGCCGACGAGGCCGGCAAGTCCTCCGGTGGCTCCGGTGCCGCGCAGCAGCCGGCCGCCGCGGCGCCCGCGCCCACCCCGGCTCCGGCCCCGGCTCCCACCACCCCGGCCCCTGCCACCCCGACTCCCGCCGCGGCGACCCCGTCGCTGGGCCGCAGCGAGGACGACGGCGCCGCCAACAACGAGACCCACCTGCGCGCCGCCCGCGTCCTGGCCATGGCCCAGGAGATGGCGGACCGGCTCACCGGAGAGGCCAAGAAGGAGTCCGACGGACTCATGGCCAAGGCCCGCAGCGAGTCCGACCGCCTGGTGGGCGACGCCCGGACCCGGTCGGAGAAGCTGGTCGGTGACGCCAAGTCGCAGTCCGACAAGATGGTCGGCGACGCCCGCAAGGAGGCCGACAAGCTCCTCGCCGAGGCCAAGAGCAAGTCCGACGGGATCGTCAAGGACGCCCAGGCCCGCTCCGAGCAGCAGGTCAGGGAGGCGCAGGCCAAGGCCGACGCCCTGCAGGCCGACGCCGAGCGCAAGCACACCGAGATCATGGCCACGATCAACCAGCAGCGTGGCGTGCTCGAGAGCCGGATCGACCAGCTGCGCACGTTCGAGAAGGACTACCGCAGCCGTCTCACCAGCTACCTGGAGAACCAGCTGTCCGAGCTGGGCAAGACCGGATCGGCGGCCCCGGCCGCCTCGTCCGCGTCCACCCCGTCCGCCGGCGGCGACGTCCCGGGTGCCCCCGGTTCGTCGGACCAGGCGGCCAAGAAGGACGGCGGCCACCGCGCCGAGTGATCTACCCCTTGTGATCCACCCCGTGTGACACGAACGGTCCCCGCCCCTGCCCGAGGGTGCGGGGACCGACGTATATTCGGGGGAGGACGGGGTCGCCGCCGACGGTGCGCGTTCCCGACCCGCACCGCACAGCACCACGATTCGCACAGCACCACGATTCAGCACCACGGATTCGCACGCACCAGGAGGCACGGATGCTCGTCGCCGCTCTCGGACTGACGATCCTCGGCTTCGGCTTCCTCGTGGCGGCCGTCGCGACCGGTCAGATCGGGTGGGCGTGGGCGTGCATCGTCGTCGGGGCCCTGGGGCTCGTCCTGCTTGTGGTCGACCTGGTCCGTGGTCGGGCGGACCGCGGCCACGAGCCGCCGGTGACCGCGGAAGAGGCGGACGCCCGCACCGACGGGTAATATCGGATCCTGTCCGGCCGAGAGCCGGATGCGCTGTGATCCGGCCATCACCGGGGAGCGCTCGGAAGAACGGCGGGCCCCGCGTATCGGGCCCGCTCAGTAGAACCGAACGGGGGAGCCCGTCACAGCCCGACCCACGAGTGGGCGTCGCACGTCGTCGCCAAACGGGGTGGTACCGCGGACGGAACGCGCCAGACGCGTTCCGGATCGTCCCCGAGCGCAGGCCTGACGGCCCCACGGATGCGAACTCGTGCGGGCCCCGTACGCGAGGAGTCCGCCCAGATGAGCACCGAACCCGTAGCGACCGAGCGCGCCGACGGCGAGCCCGCTGCCACCGGCAGCGCGTACCCCGTGCTCGACCTCGCCGGGGGCACCACGTCCCAGACGCCGTCGTTCCCCGCCCTCGAGGAGACGGTCCTCCAGCGCTGGGACGAACGCGACACGTTCCGCCGGTCCATCCGCAACCGCGCAGACGCGCAGGAGTACGTCTTCTACGACGGGCCCCCGTTCGCCAACGGCCTGCCCCACTACGGCCACCTGCTCACCGGGTACGTCAAGGACGTCGTCCCGCGCTACCGCACGATGCGTGGCTACAAGGTGGAGCGCCGCTTCGGCTGGGACTGCCACGGACTGCCCGCCGAGCTCGAGGCCGAGAAGCAGCTCGGCATCACCGAGAAGTCCCAGATCCTCGACATGGGTCTGGCGGAGTTCAACAACGCCTGCGAGAAGTCGGTTCTGCAGTACACCGACGAGTGGGAGAAGTACGTCCACCGTCAGGCCCGCTGGGTGGACTTCGAGAACGACTACAAGACGCTCGACATCGACTTCACCGAGTCCGTGTTGTGGGCCTTCAAGCGGTTGTACGACAAGGGCCTGATCTACAAGGGCTTCCGCGTGCTCCCGTACTCGTGGTACGAGCAGACCCCGCTGTCCAACCAGGAGACCCGCCTGGACGACGCCTACAAGATGCGGCAGGACCCGGCCGTCACCGTGGGGCTGCCGCTGGAGGCCCCGCAGGACAGCCCGTTCCACGGCGCCGAGGCGCTGGTGTGGACCACCACGCCCTGGACCCTCCCGTCCAACCTCGCCGCCGCCGTGCATCCCGAGATCGACTACTCGGTGGTCCGGGTCAACTCCGGAGAGTTCGCCGGCCGACTGTTCGTCCTGGCCGAGGCCCGCCGCGGCGTGTACGCCGCCGAGTTCGGCGACGACGCGGAGGTCGTGACCACCGTCAAGGGCTCCGAGCTGGTGGGACTGCGCTACACCCCGCCGTTCGACTTCTTCGCCGGGCACGCCGGCGCCCACGTGGTGCTCTCGGCCGACTACGTCACCACCGAGTCGGGTACCGGCGTCGTGCACCTCGCACCCGCCTTCGGTGAGGAGGACAAGGACGCCTGCGACGCCGCCGGGATCGAGCTCGTCATCCCCGTGGGCCCGGACGGCAAGTTCACCTACGAGGTCCCGCCGTACGCCGGCCAGCTCGTCTTTGACGCCAACGCGCCGATCTCCCGCGACCTGCGGGCCGACGGCCGGCTGATCCGCCACGAGACCATCGAGCACTCCTACCCGCACTCGTGGCGTTCCGGGCAGCCGCTCATCTACATGGCGTTGCCGGCGTGGTTCGTCAAGGTCACCGCGTTCCGGGACCGCATGGTCGAGCTCAACCGCGAGCACATCACCTGGATGCCGGAGCACGTCCGCGACGGGCAGTTCGGCAAGTGGCTCGAGGGCGCCCGCGACTGGAACATCAACCGCAACCGCTACTGGGGGGCGCCGATCCCGGTGTGGGAGTCCGACGACCCCGCCTACCCGCGCGTCGACGTCTACGGGTCCCTCGACGAGCTGGAGGCCGACTTCGGCGTCCGGCCCACCGACCTGCACCGCCCGTACATCGACGAGTTGACCCGACCCAACCCCGACGACCCGACCGGCAAGTCCACGATGCGCCGCATCCCGGACGTGTTCGACTGCTGGTTCGAGTCCGGCTCGATGCCGTTCGCCCAGGTCCACTACCCCTTCGAGAACAAGGAGTGGTTCGAGACCCACAACCCGGGCGACTTCATCGTCGAGTACAACGGCCAGACCCGCGGCTGGTTCTACACGCTGCACGTGCTGGCGACCGCGCTGTTCGACCGCCCGGCGTTCACGCACGTCGCCGCCCACGGGATCGTCCTGGGCAACGACGGCCTCAAGATGAGCAAGTCCAAGGGCAACTACCCGGACGTCAACGAGGTCTTCTCCCGCGACGGCTCGGACGCCATGCGCTGGTTCCTCATGAGCTCGCCGATCCTGCGGGGCGGCAACCTCGTGGTGACCGAGCAGGGCATCCGCGAGGGCGTCCGCCAGGCCATGCTGCCGCTGTGGAACACCTACAGCTTCTTCCAGCTGTACGCCGCCCGGCGGGCCACCTGGCGCACGGACTCCCCGCACGTACTGGACCGCTACATCCTGTCCCGTCTGGCCTCGACCCGCGACGCCATGACCGACGCACTGGACGCCACCGACATCGCCGCGGCCTGCGACGAGCTGCGCCTGTTCGCGGACGCCCTGACCAACTGGTACGTCCGCCGGTCGCGCTCGCGCTTCTGGGCCGGCGAGGACAGTGGCCAGGATTCCCGCGACGCCTTCGACACCCTCTACACGGTGCTCGAGACCACCATGCGCCTCGCGGCCCCGCTGCTGCCGCTGATGAGCGAGGTCGTGTGGACCGGCCTCACCGGCGAGGAGTCGGTGCACCTGGTGGACTGGCCGACCGCCGACGAACTGCCGGGGGATGAGGGCCTGGTCGAGGCGATGGAGGCGGTGCGCGACGTGTGCTCGACCGTGTCCTCGATCCGCAAGGCCAAGCACCTGCGCGTGCGCCTGCCGCTCAACTCGCTCACCGTCGCGATGCCCGACGCCGGGCGGCTCCAGCCGTTCACCGGGCTCATCGCCGACGAGGTCAATGTGCGCGAGGTGCGCCTCACCAGTGACGTGGCCGCCCACGGCCGGATGGAGCTGGCGGTCAACGCGCGCGCCGCCGGGCCGCGGCTGGGCAAGCAGGTCCAGGCCTGCATCAAGGCCGCGAAGTCCGGCGACTGGACCGAGACCGACGGTGTCGTGGTCGCCGGCGGCGTGGAGCTCCAGGAGGGTGAGTACGAGCACCGGCTCGTGGCCGCCGATCCCGAGTCCACGGCGGCGCTGCCCGGCGGTGCCGGTCTGGTCGTGCTCGACCTGACGGTCACGGAGGAGCTCGAGGCCGAGGGCTGGGCCAAGGACCGGATCCGGGAGATCCAGGAGGCCCGCCGCGGCGCCGGGTTCGACATCTCCGACCGCATCCGGGTGCGCATGGAGGTACCGGCCGCCCGCCGCGAGTGGGCGGACCGTCACGCGCAGCTCATCGCCGGCGAGGTGCTGGCCACCGATTTCGCGGTGGTCGACGCGTTGGACCCGGCTGACGGGACCCCGGCCGAACTAGCCGAGGGCGTCCGGATGACGCTGGCTCGGGTCTGACCGGCGGCTCGTCATGAGTGGCGGGCAGGACCGGTGGGTCCTGCACGTGGACATGGACGCGTTCTTCGCGTCCTGTGAGCAGTTGACCCGGCCGACCCTGCGGGGTCGGCCGGTGCTCGTCGGCGGGCAGGGTGGCCGCGGCGTGGTGGCGGGCTGTTCGTACGAGGCACGGGCCTTCGGGGCGCGGTCGGCGATGCCGTCGCACCAGGCCCGCCGGCTCGTGGGCCCCTCGGCGGTGTTCGTCTCCCCGCGGATGCCGGTCTACCGGGCACTGAGCCGCCGGGTGTTCGAGGTGTTCGCCGAGCACGCGCCGGTCGTGGAGCAGATCTCCGTGGACGAGGCGTTCCTCGAGCCGCCCGAACTGCGCGGTGCGGATGTCGAGCGGACGCGGCGGTGGGCCCACGAGTTGCGGGCCGCGATCCGCGAGGCCACCGGGCTACCCGCCTCGGTGGGGGCGGGCGCGGGGAAGCAGTACGCCAAGATCGCGTCGGAGTTGGCCAAGCCCGACGGGGTGGCGGTGGTGCCGCGTCGCGATCACGCCGAGGTGCTGTATCCGCTGCCCGTCCGGAGCCTGTGGGGTGTGGGCCCGGTGGCGGGGGAGCGGTTGTCCCAGTTCGGTGTGGCCACGATCGGGGACCTCGCGGAGATGGACGACGACGACGTGGCCCACGCGCTCGGCAGGTCCGTGGGCCCGGCGATCGCCCGGATCGCCCGCGGGTACGACGACCGTCCGGTCCACGAGCGCGCCGAGGCCAAGCAGATCAGTGCGGAGAGCACGTTCGCCGCCGATCTCACCACTCCGGGCCAGGTCACGGCAGCGGTGCGCCGGGCGGCGGAGGCCGCGCACCGCCGACTCCTGTCCGACGGCCGCGCGGCGCGCACGGTGACGGTCAAGGTCAAGCGGTCGGATTTCACCTCGATCACCCGCTCGTACACCCTGCCGCAGGGCACCACGTCACTGGAGACGATCGTCGCGGTCGCCCGATCGCTGGCACCGGACCCGGTGGAGTTCGGGGCGATTCGGTTGCTGGGCGTGGGGGTGTCGGGCCTCACCGACTTCTACCAGGACGCGCTCTTCGAGCAGGAGTTCGTCCCCGGGGACCGGACGGGGCCGGGTGACGACGACGAGGACCTGCCCGACATCGTGGGAGTGGGCACCACGGTCACCACCGATGGATCAGACGTGGCCGACCCCGGGTCGGGGCCAGCGGGCGACGGGGCGTCCGCGGGGCGGGAGGCCGCGGAACTCCCGGCGATCGGGGCGTGGCGGCAGGCCGGGCACCAGAGTTTCGAGACGGGCGCGGACGTGCGACACCCGGAGTTCGGGCACGGCTGGGTGCAGGGGTCGGGTCACGGCCGGGTGTCGGTGCGGTTCGAGACGGCGGCGACGGGTCCGGGCCGGATGCGCACGTTCGCCGAGGACGACCCGGACCTCGAACCCGCGGACCCCCTGGACTCCCTGGGCTGGTAGTTCGCCGACCATCCCCCGGGACGTACGCGCCCGGATCGGTCCATTCCGGCAGCGCACCCGGGCGGTTCGTGGGCGAAGAGGGCGCGCAGGCCGAAGGGGGCGCGGCGCCTAAGGGGTTGCGCAGGCCGCTCAGCTGTAGAGGTGGTAGCGCGCCCACCGTCGACGCACCTCTGCGGCCGCACCGTCACCGCCGTCACCGCCGTCGCCATTGTCACCGCCGGCACCGTTTGCAGCGTCCGCGGTGGACAGGAGCGCCGCGAGCAGGACCCTGGCCTGCCCGGACCGCAGGTACCCGCAGCTCAGCACGCCGCGGGTCGCGAGCTCGGCGCCACCGCCCCGCCCACCGTAGGTCGAGCTCGCCTCGCCCCGCGGCACCCGGGTGGACGCGACCACCACGAGGTCCGGTCGGTCGTCGGCGAGGCGGGCGACCGCGTCGGCGACGAGCGGTGGCAGGTTTCCGGATCCCGAGCCCTCGAGCACCAGTCCGCGCGCGCCGGCCTCGACACAGGCGAGCAGTGCGACCGCGTCCGCGCCGGGCGGGCAGGCGACCACGTCGACCCGGGTGTCGGCGAACCGGGCCCGGGCGGGCAGGGTGGGGCGTTCGAGTTCCGGGGGCAGGTCCTCGACCGGGTGCTCGGGTGAGTTGCGGGCGAAGGCGACGGGGTCGGTCGTGTGCCACTTGCGCACGCCGCGGGCCTGGAGGATCGCCCGGCCCAGCACCACGAGCACCCCCAGGCCGCCGGAGACGGGGTCCGCCGCCAGGAGCACGGCGTCCAGCAGATTGGCGGGCCCGTCGGCCTCGGGGTGGTCGGCGGGGAGCTGCGCCCCGGTGATCGCCACGGGCCGCGGGTCGTCGTGGTGCAGATCGAGCGCGATCGCGGTCTCCTCGAGGGTGTCGGTCCCGTGGGTCACCACGACCCCGGACACCCCGGGATCGGACAACACGTCGGCCACCGCGTCGACGAGCAGGTCCCACTCGGCGGGGCCGAAGGTGGAGGAGTCGGCGTCGAGAACCGTCCGCGCGCTCACCCGGATCTCCTCCGGTAACACCGCGCGGAGGCCGTCGAGCATGGCGTGCGTCGCGGGGTCGGAATCGCCGGCCAGGACCGCCCCCTCGGGCGTCGTCGAGGCGGTGATCGTGCCCCCGGTGGTGCAGATCACGATGTGGGGGGTATCGGTGCTGGTCTCGGCGTTGGTCACCCGGTCCACAGTGCTGGGCTGACGGCCCGTCGTCAACCATCCCGGCCGCCGACGATGGAACAATGGCGCATCAGTGTTCGTTGGGCCGGTGACCCGGCCCGCCAGCCATGACCAGCTCGGTACCGCATGCCCGGTGCCGAACATCTCGACGAAAGGACCCCGTGTGAGCCTTCGACGCACCATCGCCGCCGTCTCCCTGTCCGCCTTCGCCCTGGGCGGCCTCGCCGCCTGTGGAGGCGGGGAGGACGGCGGGCGTGAGACCGCCCCCGCGCCCACCACGAGCGCGCAGGAGACCGCCATCCCCACCGCCGAGGAGCTGACCCAGCTGCTCGCCCGGGCGTCCGACCCGGCGGTCCCGGTCGAGGAGAAGGTCAACCTGGTCGAGGGCGGTGCGGAGGCGCCCGAGATCTTCGACCAGATCGCCGCCCTCAAGGCCGAGCAGGGGGCCGACGTGACGATCACGGGCGCGGCGGAGGGAGACATCCCCGGAACGCTCATCGCCAACGCGGTGATCGCCCAGCCCGGCCAGGAGAACATCAACGTCCAGGCCCAGTTCATCGACCAGGGCGGTCAGTGGCAGCTGCAGAAGGCGTTCGCCTGCGCGCTCATCACCAACGCCGGTCTGGAGCCGCCGGCCACCTGCGCCGGCGTCTGATCGCGGATCGCACCGGACTGCTCGCGAGTCAGTCCACGCTGCGGAACTGCAGCACCGAGTCCTCGTCGTAGGTCGTCCGTCGTCCCGAGTCGGGATCGACGTAGACGGCCCGCGTCGAGGACTCGGTCGTTCCGTCCACGGGTAACGCGGCCCGCAGATCCACCGTGAGCTCGCCCGAGCCGTCGACCTCGTAGGACTCCACATCGAGGGTCACGCCGGGCCCGCCGTCAGAGGCGGGCGCGGCCAGGGTGGCGGCCGGGTCGGGGGCGGTGGTCGTCGACCGGACCGTGGCCACGTCGCCCTCGAGCCCGACCAGTTCGTAGGTGACGACCCGCGTCGGGGCCACCGCGTCGTCGACCTGTCGGGTGACGGTCCAGCGGGCGCCGACGCCGATCGCCTCGGTGGGGAACGCCACCGTCGCGTCCGACACCGCGTTGGCGGTGATCTCCACGCCGGCGCGTGCGGCATCGGTGGCCGCCGACGGCGCGGCCAGCGACAGCTCCCGGACCACGCCGTCGGCGCTGCGGTTCCAGGTGACGGTGAAACCGGGAGCGGTGGCGAACTGGGCGTTGCGGAGTTCGTCGACGGAGGTGAACTCCCGCGCGGTGACGGTGGCCCGCTGCGCGCCGTCGACGTCGGGCTCCGACCGCCCCTCGACGGTGAGCGTCTGCGCGGGGGTGTCGTCGGAGCGCGGCTCCGCCCCCGGAACCTCGGTCCGCGAGGTGGCGGACCGGGTGACGGCCACGACCGCCGGCTCCCGGGAGGGGGCGTACGCCAGGACCCGCCGCTCGCCCCCACCGGCGTCGATCAGGTCCACGACCGGGGCGGGGCCGGGATCGACGGTCAACTCCGGCTCGAGGTCCTGTCCGTCCTGCGCAGATGACGACCCCGGGCCGCTGGCGGCGAGGTCCGCGGCATCGTCCTCGCCGCACGCGGACGCGCCTGCCACCAGCGTCACGGCCAGCGCCGCCGCGACGAGACGTCGACCGCGGCGGGCGGTGCGGGAGGGGCTGGGGGAGACGATCGATCGCAGATCCACGGCCCCGAGCCTAGAGGGTCGCCCACCCGGCGCAGGCGGGCCCGCGGCGGGATCAGGGATACTGGTGCCCATGACGGAGACCAACGGGACGCCGCCCGACGCACCGGGGCCCACGCCCGGCAGTGCGGCACCCCAGGATGCCTCGCCCGCGAGCACCGCGCCCCACAACCCCGCGCACCACAACCCCGCGCCCCACAACCCTCTGCCCCACTACTTCCGGCACGGGCCGGTGGTCATGCTGGTGATCGCCGCGGTGATCATCCTCATCGACCAGGTCGCCAAGGTGCTGGCCGTGGCGAACCTGGAGAACGCGCGGCCCGTGGAACTCGTCGGCGACACGGTCCGTCTGGTCCTGCTCCGCAATCCGGGCGCCGCGTTCTCCATGGGTACCGAGTTCACGGTGGTGCTGAGCATCATCGCCACGGTCGTGGTGGCGGGGCTGATCTGGTTCTCCCGCCGGGTCCACTCACGGTGGTGGGCGTGGGGCCTCGGCCTCATCCTGGGCGGCGCCGCCGGCAACCTCGTGGACCGCTACCTCCGGGCGCCCGGCATCCTGCAGGGCCACGTCGTGGACTACGTGTCCATCGGCTGGTGGCCCGTGTTCAATGTCGCGGACTCCTGCCTGGTCGCCGGGGTGATCGTGGTGGCTGTGGCCGTGTTCCGCAACATCGACGTCGACGGCTCGCGGGTGTCGGGCCACTCCGGCGCCGCGGGCGAGGCCGAGAGGGACCCCGCCGATGGGTGAGGTCCGCACCTTCCCCGTCCCCGACGGGCTCGACGGGATGCGGGTCGACGCCGGGGTCTCCCGGCTCCTGGGCATCTCGCGGACCGCGGTGGCCGACCTTGCCGGCGAGGGCAAGGTCCTGCTCGACGGGCACACCGTGGGCAAGTCCGACAAGCTCACCGGGATGTCCTGGATCGAGGTCGAGATGCCCGCACCGCGGGCCGAGCCGGCCGTGGTGGCCGAGCCGGTCGAGGGGATGGCGGTCCTGTACTCGGATGAGGACATCGTCGTCGTCGACAAACCGGTCGGCGTCGCCGCACACGCCTCGGTCGGCTGGACCGGTCCCACCGTGATCGGCGGCCTGGCCGCCGCCGGGTACCGCATCTCCACCTCCGGCCCGCCGGAGCGCAAGGGGATCGTCCACCGGCTCGACGTGGGCACCTCCGGCCTCATGGTGGTGGCGGCGTCCGAGCGGGCGTACACGCTGCTCAAGCGGGCGTTCCGCGACCGCACCGTGGACAAGACCTACCACGCGCTGGTGCAGGGCCACCCCGATCCGATCTCGGGCACCATCGACGCGCCGATCGGGCGTCACACGTCCAACGACTGGCGCTTCGCCGTCACCTCCGACGGTAAGCACTCGATCACCCACTACGACACCCTCGAGGCACACCAGGCCGCGACGCTCGTGGAGGTCAAGCTCGAGACGGGCCGCACCCACCAGATCCGCGTGCACTTCTCCGCGCTGCACCACCCGTGCGCCGGTGACCTCACCTACGGCGCCGACCCGGTCCTGGCCAGGCGGCTGGGGCTCGAGCGGCAGTGGCTGCACGCGGTGGGGCTGGGCTTCGAGCACCCGGGGACCGGCTCGCGGGTGGACTTCACCAGTACCTACCCCGACGATCTCCAGCACGCGATCGACGTCCTGCGCTCGGCATGACCCTCGCCGCGCGGGTGCTCAAGGTGGCCGGCGTGGGGGTGGTGATCGTGCTGTCACTGGTCGCGGTCCTCACCGCGCTGCGCACCGAGCTGCCGCGCAGTCCCGGCGTGATGACCGACGCCCTGGGTCCCACCGACGGCGAGCGCGTCGACGACTACCTCGCCCGCGCGGCCGACTCACTGGTCGCCGCGGACGGCGGGGGAGAGGCCGCACGGGGTTCCGGCGGAGATGACGACGACGACGACGCCCCCGCCTCCGACACCGACGCCCACCGCTGGGCCCTCGTGACGGCGGGCTGGGCGTGGACGGTGCCCGAGGCGGCCGGCGTGGTCCGGGAACTGCCGCGCGTCTCGGGGCTGTACGTGCAGGTGCCGGTCGACGGGGTCGCGATGCCCGTCACCGGGGCGACCCTGGCCGAGCCGGTGGCGGGGGAGACCGGACGCGAGCCAGTCTTCCACCGCGGTCTCGAGCAGGTGATCCGGCGCCTCGAGGCGGGGCCGCCGACCGGACCCGGGGTGCCGCAGCCGTCCGACGCCGGACGGGCCGCCGCCACCTCCAACCTGACCGTCGCGCGAATCCGTACCGGGGAGCCGGCGATCATCGGGTTGCTCGCCCGCGGCACCACCGCGCAGTTGCGCGCGGTGGCCGATCAACCCTGGGTCCGCGCGGTCGAGGCCCTGCCGCCGGACGCGGTGTGGGAACGCTTCGCCGTCCGCCCGCTGCAGCCGCAGCAGGTCGACGCGGCCTACCCGCTGCCCGACGACGGCCCCGTCCCGGCCTCCTGAACCGCGCACACCCACCGACGGCGCGTGCTCGTCCTCGGGACGGCACCTGCCGGCGGGCCCCCCACCCCCGAACGGCGCACGCCCCGCGGGCCCGAGCCGGGGCGTGGCTAGGGTTGCGCCGGTGAGCAACAGGGGTCCGAGCGGGCGGGTGAGCAACAGCGAGAAGTCGGCCGCCGGCGGGATGGTCGCCGGCATCGCCGCCTACACCCTGTGGGGATTCTTCCCCGCGTTCTTCCCACTGCTCGAGCCCGCCGGCGCCGTCGAGATCGTCGGTCACCGGATCGTGTGGTCGCTCGTCGTGATGGCAGTGGTCCTCACGGTGCTGCGGCGCTGGCGCGACCTGTGGGCCATCGACCGCGTCTCGTGGGCCCGGGTCGCGGGCGCAGCCCTGTTCATCACCGCCAACTGGGGCGTGTACGTCTACGCGGTGAACTCCGAGCGGGTCACCGAAGCCGCCCTCGGGTACACCATCAACCCTCTGGTCTCGGTCCTGCTGGGCGTCCTGCTGTTCCGCGAACGGCTCACCCGCCCACAGTGGCTCGCGGTGGCCCTCGCCGTCGTCGCCGTGGGGGTCCTCACCGCCGGATACGGTCACTTCCCGTACCTCTCGGTCATCCTCGCGCTGAGCTTCGGCATGTACGGGGTGTTCAAGAAGAAGCTGCGCGTGGACCCGGTGATCGGGATGACGGGCGAGGTGCTGGTGATCGCCCCGTTCGCGACGGTCCTGCTGCTGTGGCTGGGGGCGACCGGCGCGGGCACGTTCAGCACCGAGGGCGTGGGGCACTCCGCCCTGCTGGCGACGTCGGGCCTGGTCACGGTGGTCCCGCTGCTGCTGTTCGCCGTGGCCGCGCAGCGCATCCCGCTGGCCACCGTGGGGATGCTGCAGTACATCGTCCCGGTGCTGCAGATGGCCTGGGGACTGCTCGTCGTGGGCGAGCGGCTCGACGCCGTGCAATGGGTCGGGTTCGCGCTCATCTGGGCCGCGGTGATCGCGTTCACGCTGGCCGGTAGGCAACCACGCTCCCGTCGAACTGGCGTTTCTGGTCCTGTCGGAGAACCGACCTAGACTGTCTCGGACAAGCCGTAGGAGGAATGCTGCGTGGGCGACCAGTTCGTGCATCTGCACAATCACACCGAGTTCTCGATGCTCGACGGGATGGCGCAGATCGACCCGCTGTTCGCGGAGGCGTCCAGGCTCGGGATGCCGGCGGTCGGGATGACCGACCACGGCAACATGTACGGCTCCTCGGACTTCTACAAGCAGGCCAAGAAGTCCGGCATCAAGCCGATCATCGGGATCGAGGCGTACGTCGCCCCCGAGTCGCGCTTCAACAAGAAGCGCGTGCTGTGGGGCGAGAAGCACCAGAAGAGCGACGACGTCGCCGGCTCGGGCGCGTACACCCACATGACGATGGTCGCCGAGAACGCCACCGGCCTGCGCAACCTCTTCCTGCTGTCCTCGCTGGCCTCCTACGAGGGACAGCTGGGCAAGTGGGCGCGCATGGACGCCGAGATCCTCGCCGAGCACTCCGAGGGGATCATCGCGACCTCCGGGTGCCCCTCCGGTGAGATCCAGACGCGGCTGCGCCTGGGCCACACGAAGGAGGCCTACGAGGCCGCGGAGAAGTGGCAGTCGATCTTCGGCAAGGACAACTTCTTCCTCGAGCTGATGGACCACGGGATCGACATCGAGCGGCGCGTCCGCGAGGACCTGCTCAAGCTCGGCAGGGACCTGGGGATGCCGCCGCTGGTGACCAACGACTGCCACTACGTCACCCGCGAGCAGGCCCACTACCACGAGGCCATGCTGTGCGTGCAGACCGGAAAGACCCTCGCCGACGAGAACCGCTTCAAGTTCGACGGTGACGGTTACTACCTCAAGTCCGCCGACGAGATGCGCGCCCAGTGGGACACCGAGGTCCCCGGCGGGTGCGACAACACCCTGTGGATCGCCGAGCGCGTCCAG from Dietzia sp. B32 includes:
- a CDS encoding DivIVA domain-containing protein; protein product: MPLTPADVHNVAFSKPPIGKRGYNEDEVDQFLDLVETELAELVSDNEDLRQRVEELTRDLEKARKAADEAGKSSGGSGAAQQPAAAAPAPTPAPAPAPTTPAPATPTPAAATPSLGRSEDDGAANNETHLRAARVLAMAQEMADRLTGEAKKESDGLMAKARSESDRLVGDARTRSEKLVGDAKSQSDKMVGDARKEADKLLAEAKSKSDGIVKDAQARSEQQVREAQAKADALQADAERKHTEIMATINQQRGVLESRIDQLRTFEKDYRSRLTSYLENQLSELGKTGSAAPAASSASTPSAGGDVPGAPGSSDQAAKKDGGHRAE
- the ileS gene encoding isoleucine--tRNA ligase, with amino-acid sequence MSTEPVATERADGEPAATGSAYPVLDLAGGTTSQTPSFPALEETVLQRWDERDTFRRSIRNRADAQEYVFYDGPPFANGLPHYGHLLTGYVKDVVPRYRTMRGYKVERRFGWDCHGLPAELEAEKQLGITEKSQILDMGLAEFNNACEKSVLQYTDEWEKYVHRQARWVDFENDYKTLDIDFTESVLWAFKRLYDKGLIYKGFRVLPYSWYEQTPLSNQETRLDDAYKMRQDPAVTVGLPLEAPQDSPFHGAEALVWTTTPWTLPSNLAAAVHPEIDYSVVRVNSGEFAGRLFVLAEARRGVYAAEFGDDAEVVTTVKGSELVGLRYTPPFDFFAGHAGAHVVLSADYVTTESGTGVVHLAPAFGEEDKDACDAAGIELVIPVGPDGKFTYEVPPYAGQLVFDANAPISRDLRADGRLIRHETIEHSYPHSWRSGQPLIYMALPAWFVKVTAFRDRMVELNREHITWMPEHVRDGQFGKWLEGARDWNINRNRYWGAPIPVWESDDPAYPRVDVYGSLDELEADFGVRPTDLHRPYIDELTRPNPDDPTGKSTMRRIPDVFDCWFESGSMPFAQVHYPFENKEWFETHNPGDFIVEYNGQTRGWFYTLHVLATALFDRPAFTHVAAHGIVLGNDGLKMSKSKGNYPDVNEVFSRDGSDAMRWFLMSSPILRGGNLVVTEQGIREGVRQAMLPLWNTYSFFQLYAARRATWRTDSPHVLDRYILSRLASTRDAMTDALDATDIAAACDELRLFADALTNWYVRRSRSRFWAGEDSGQDSRDAFDTLYTVLETTMRLAAPLLPLMSEVVWTGLTGEESVHLVDWPTADELPGDEGLVEAMEAVRDVCSTVSSIRKAKHLRVRLPLNSLTVAMPDAGRLQPFTGLIADEVNVREVRLTSDVAAHGRMELAVNARAAGPRLGKQVQACIKAAKSGDWTETDGVVVAGGVELQEGEYEHRLVAADPESTAALPGGAGLVVLDLTVTEELEAEGWAKDRIREIQEARRGAGFDISDRIRVRMEVPAARREWADRHAQLIAGEVLATDFAVVDALDPADGTPAELAEGVRMTLARV
- a CDS encoding DNA polymerase IV, which codes for MSGGQDRWVLHVDMDAFFASCEQLTRPTLRGRPVLVGGQGGRGVVAGCSYEARAFGARSAMPSHQARRLVGPSAVFVSPRMPVYRALSRRVFEVFAEHAPVVEQISVDEAFLEPPELRGADVERTRRWAHELRAAIREATGLPASVGAGAGKQYAKIASELAKPDGVAVVPRRDHAEVLYPLPVRSLWGVGPVAGERLSQFGVATIGDLAEMDDDDVAHALGRSVGPAIARIARGYDDRPVHERAEAKQISAESTFAADLTTPGQVTAAVRRAAEAAHRRLLSDGRAARTVTVKVKRSDFTSITRSYTLPQGTTSLETIVAVARSLAPDPVEFGAIRLLGVGVSGLTDFYQDALFEQEFVPGDRTGPGDDDEDLPDIVGVGTTVTTDGSDVADPGSGPAGDGASAGREAAELPAIGAWRQAGHQSFETGADVRHPEFGHGWVQGSGHGRVSVRFETAATGPGRMRTFAEDDPDLEPADPLDSLGW
- a CDS encoding asparaginase, whose product is MTNAETSTDTPHIVICTTGGTITASTTPEGAVLAGDSDPATHAMLDGLRAVLPEEIRVSARTVLDADSSTFGPAEWDLLVDAVADVLSDPGVSGVVVTHGTDTLEETAIALDLHHDDPRPVAITGAQLPADHPEADGPANLLDAVLLAADPVSGGLGVLVVLGRAILQARGVRKWHTTDPVAFARNSPEHPVEDLPPELERPTLPARARFADTRVDVVACPPGADAVALLACVEAGARGLVLEGSGSGNLPPLVADAVARLADDRPDLVVVASTRVPRGEASSTYGGRGGGAELATRGVLSCGYLRSGQARVLLAALLSTADAANGAGGDNGDGGDGGDGAAAEVRRRWARYHLYS